Part of the Henckelia pumila isolate YLH828 chromosome 2, ASM3356847v2, whole genome shotgun sequence genome is shown below.
atatagattagcaatatattgtaataaaaaataaataaaaaatgatagtgaatataatatttgatttgattgatagattatagttgatttgatttgattgataaaattttatataaaaatgataaattactattttatccttttaatattaaataaaatataaataaaattatttataagggataatatagtaatttgaatttaatgatttgattgatgtaagataaataattaataatttgattgatgtaaaattataattaaaaaatagatagataatatgatgaaaagaacgtAGGATTAGATAGGGTAAATTTATACATGGATTATTAATAATCCAACTAAACATAGCTTTTGAATATTAACTTAACCCAACTAGGTCCATGCTACGATgactttataaaaaaaaaaggaaaaaaaaaaaacaactaccAAATTGTCAAGTAAGGCTCGTGTACCTCAAACTGACTACCACTCAAATATTAAGACACAATTTTTTATCTACCGAGATATTTCCAAGTATTCACTTGGAAAATTTCTCGATCGTGGCATTCAACATACATGAGATACAAGGTCGCTAAAAACTGGCATTATAAATAggtcttttctttttttatctttttatttccCATGACAAATAATTCAGTACGCAGACTTTTGTGTGAAATTAATTAATGGCTCAAACAACAACAAAGCACACACAAACTGTGTCCGGGTGGGCAGCTCATGACTCCTCAGGCAAGATCACTCCTTGCACCTTCAATCgcaggtatatatatatatatatatatatatatatatatatatatatatatatatatatataatatactttACTATCTTAATAATTCATTTAGCTCAATTAATTACCAAGATTTTAATTGATCGGGACATTAATTAATCTTTGATTTGTTAGAGAAAACGGGATTAATGATGTTACCATCAAAATTCTCTACTGCGGGATATGTCACACCGACATTCATTATGTCAAAAACGAGTGGGGCATAACCAAGTATCCCATTATTCCAGGGTAATTAAATTTCCAACACGATTGTATATATGATTGTTACCCCGATAAAATATTTCTacccgagcccgtttataaCGGGTTTACCTAGCATAGCCCAAGGTGGTAGGGTCCAGTCCAGTCCAAAGCTATGTTGGGCTTTGTCATGACCTGGGCTGGTCATAAGGAGCCGAGCTAGGTTATGCTTCAATGGGCCGACCAGGGCTGGGCCCAGTATGCTGTACGCATCTCTTTTATAATTCGAGTGAGACTCTGATACATGTGGgataagtctggatcttctcaaatattcacaagatagagataaacttaagaagggtccaatggatgaagagtcctagtccaGGATGTGTTATAATTCTACTAGGTAACTTATTCTattttctcctataaatacaggtgcTGCTATGGTTTTATTCATtactcacttttacattcacacactcatatctctcagttttcgcattaatcatactctctgccttcaagacactgacttaggcatcggaggggtcacgccgaaaacaccttcggcgtCCCTTTGACCTACCTGTTGCTTGTGCAGTTCCgccatacccgacccgacctgctctATAAAggaattggaggatccattctaccagaccgaacccgaggtaaaattccgacatcatcaattggcgccgtctgtgggaatttgaagGAAAAGAGTTTTGATGGCTGATCAGAATGGAAATCATCCTAATTTAGAGTTGTTAATAGCTCAGGCTGTTCAGAGGGCTTTGGCAGAGAGGGATGAGGCAAATATTCCGCACCCCGATCATAATGCCCACCTCGAGGAGATCAAAAAATTGAAGGAAGAAATGGAGCAGCTCAGGAAGAAGCAGGCCGGGTACCTAGCTACCACAATCAGAAACATTCCTTTTACTCAGGAGATATTGGACGCTGACCTTCccaaacaatttaaattgccCCACGTCGGGGAGTACGATGGTAAAGGCGATCCAGAGGAACATTTAGCACGCTTCGAGAATGCAGCTCTGCTGCATAAATATTCGGATCCGATCAAGTGTAGGGCTTTCCTTACTACTCTCATAGGACCAGCCCAGCAATGGTTCAATACGTTACGCGCTGGGGAGATCAAGGAATTCAAGGATTTTAGAAAATCCTTTTTGCATCACTTTGCTAGTAGAAAAAAGCATCCTACCACTACTTTCAGTCTCTTTGCAATCAAACAACGGGAACATGAAAATTTGAGGGCATATATTCGAAGGTTTAGTGCCTTGGCTCTCGAGGTACCCATGGCTACCCCAGACCTGCTCATCAGTGCATTCATGCAAGGGCTGGATACAAAAGATTTTcttaaatctttaataaaaagGCCGCCGGAGACGTATGAGGAATTACTTGCCCGAGCTGAGAAATATGTCAACATGGAAGAGATTCAGGTCTCGCGAGCAGCTGTGAAGAGGGAGCGACCAAAAAGTCCAAAGGGCAATAGGGTTCCGAGCAATGGGACAACCATTCCGACCTGCTCTGTTGGGAGAATTCAGCTCTTTCATTCCCTTGCGCATGAGTAAAGTCCGAGCCCTCCAAATTTGTGATGATCGGAAGCTCACACAAAGGCCTCCATGGACTGAGAAGGGACCTCGGAACAGGGAGTCAGATAAATATTGTCTCTTTCATAATGAGTATGGGCATATTACTGAGAACTGTCGTCAATTAGATCAAGAGATTGAAAGAATAATACAACAACATgctgaattaaaaaatatattgaccCGTCAAGAGGGATATCGCCC
Proteins encoded:
- the LOC140878238 gene encoding uncharacterized protein, translating into MADQNGNHPNLELLIAQAVQRALAERDEANIPHPDHNAHLEEIKKLKEEMEQLRKKQAGYLATTIRNIPFTQEILDADLPKQFKLPHVGEYDGKGDPEEHLARFENAALLHKYSDPIKCRAFLTTLIGPAQQWFNTLRAGEIKEFKDFRKSFLHHFASRKKHPTTTFSLFAIKQREHENLRAYIRRFSALALEVPMATPDLLISAFMQGLDTKDFLKSLIKRPPETYEELLARAEKYVNMEEIQVSRAAVKRERPKSPKGNRVPSNGTTIPTCSVGRIQLFHSLAHE